TTTGCTTCTCTCGCCGAAACGAAAGAAGAAAAGAGTATTTCGGGCACGGCATGCCGTGCCCCTACGAGAACTTACGGTTCAATCAGCATCTACACAACTATCGTGTCCACCCTCATATAAAACACCGGCGGCCCCCAGACTTGGGACCGCCGGTGCGCACTCGAATCGATGTTTCGGATGGCTCACTTGGCCAGGAGCTGACGGGCTTTCTCGGTCACGTTGGCCGCGGTAAAACCGTATTTCTTGGCCAGCTCTTTCCAGGGGCCGGATTCGCCGAAACCCTGCATGGCGATAATCACACCCTGCGGGCCGGCGTAACGCTCCCAGCCCAGGCCGATCCCGGCCTCCACCACCAGGCGTCGGGTCACAGCGGCAGGCAGCACCTTCTCGCGGTACTCCGCGCTCTGTGCCTCGAACAGCTCCCAGCTGGGCAGGCTCACCACCCGCACCCGGCGTCCCTCCGCGGCCAGGGCGGCCTGGGCGTCCAAGGCGAGCTGCACCTCGCTGCCCGTGGCGATGATAATCAATTCCGGCGCTCCGCCCGCCGCCTCGCTCAGCACGTAGCCACCCTTTTTCAGGCCCTCGGCCGGGGCGTACTTGGTGCGGTCGATTGGCGCCAGGTTGTGGCGGCTCAGCAGCATGGCGGTCGGACGGTCCGTGCTCGCGGCTGCCACCTCCCAGGCCACGGCGCTCTCGGTGGGGTCGGCCGGGCGCAGCACGGTGAGCCCGGGGATCAGGCGCAAGGCCATGGTCTGCTCCACCGGCTGGTGCGTGGGTCCGTCCTCGCCCACAAAAATACTGTCATGGGTGAACACGTAGATCACCGGAAAACCGCTCACCGCGGCCAGACGGATCGCCGGGCGCATGAAATCGGAGAACACGAAAAACGTGCTGCCGAACGGTTTCAGGCCGCCGTAGGCCGCCATGCCGTTCATGATACCGCCCATTGCGTGCTCGCGCACCCCGAAATGCATGTTGCGTCCCTCCGGGCAAGCGCGGCTGAAATCGCCCCCGCCCGAGATCAAAGTGCGGGTCGAGGGGGCCAGGTCGGCCGAGCCGCCGATCAGGTTCGGGTAGGCCCTGGCGATCACCTGCTCGGCCTTGCCCGCGCTGGCGCGGGTGGCGGCCGGCTTGTCGCTGGCCACGGAGGCCAGGAGCTGGGCGGTCAGGTCGGCCGGAGGCGCGGGCTTGAGGAACTTCTCCAGCAGGGCGGCTTTCTCGGGCTGGGCGGCACGGTACTTTTCCATCATCTTGAGCCAGGCGGCGCGCTCAGCCTTGCCCCTGGCGGCCTGGGCCGCGAACAGCTCGTACACCGCAGGCGGCACGAAGAAATCCGGCTTGTCATCCCAACCCAGCTTCTTTTTCAGCGCGGCCAGTTCCTCGGCCCCGATCGGAGCGCCGTGGATCTCGGAATCCCCCTCGCGGGTGGGCAGTCCGGCGCCGATTTTGGTGTTGCACTGGATGATCGAGGGCTTGTCGGTGACAGCGCGGGCCTTTTCGATGGCCGCGGCCACGGCCTCGCGGTCATCACCCTTCACCTCCTGGGTGTGCCAGCCGTAGGCCGCAAAACGGCCCAGGACGTTCTCGGTGTCGAAAGCCAGGGCCGTGTCGCCCTCGATGGAGATATGGTTACTGTCGTAGAGGTAGACGATCTCGCCCAGGCCCAGGTGCCCGGCCAGGGAGGCGGCCTCGGCGGTCTGGCCCTCCATCAGGTCGCCGTCGCTCACTATGGCGTAGATCGTGTTCGAGTAGACCGGGAAGCCCTCGGCGTTGAAACGGGCGGCCAGGTGACGGCGCGCCACGGCCATGCCGATCCCGTTGGTGAAACCCTGACCCAGCGGGCCGGTGGTGGTCTCGACTCCCAGCGGGTGACGGTACTCCGGGTGGCCGGGGGTGCGGCTGCCAAGCTGACGGAAGTTTTTCAGGTCTTCGATAGTCAGGCTGTAGCCGGCCAGGTGCAGCAGGCTGTAGATCAGCATGGAACCGTGGCCGGCCGAGAGGATGAAACGGTCGCGGTCGGGCCAGCCGGGGTCGGCCGGGTCGTGGCGCAGGAAGCGGGTCCAGAGGGTCACCGCCACATCCGCCATGCCCATGGGCATGCCGGGGTGCCCGGACTGGGCTTTTTCCACGGCCTCGCAGGCCAGGATTTTTATGGTGTCCACGGCTAATTGTTCGGTAGTGCGTTCCATCGTTTCCCCTCCCGGTGCGTCAAAAGGCTATGCTTGTTTTCGTTTGGTTTCGTAAGATTGAGGTATCCCGGCAGGAAATATATTTTTCCGGGGCTTGGCAGTCAATGGGTTTGGAAGAAAACATCAGATTGATGCTTTGTGTTCAGGAGTATCTTGCAGCCCTCCCTCATGATGACGCCACACAATCTTACAATTCATTAATCCCAGGTTCACAACAAATTTCAACGCGCTTGGCGACTCAAAATAGCTATCGAATAAAAATGAAATACTGAGCATCCAAGGATTGGGGTATAGTTCACTCAAGGCCGGAAGCACAGCGCCGATTATCAAATTTTGCCCGTACCACAATAATTATTGACAATGACTTGTTCAAATTATATTCTATTACAGAATCGAAAGAGATGACTACAGCACCGCCTCAACGTTGAACCATTAATGTCGCTGGAACAGCATGGCCTCAGATTTATTTAACCTGCCACGCATTGAAATCAGTTTTGACTTTGGGTATGTCCTTGCACTCCGCCGGGGTGACCACCGACAAGCGGTTCGCTCCAAGCAGAATCAACCATAATGTTGTTTGCGAGGGAAGCGATGCCAAAGAAAGGTCTGTTTCTGGCGCTGGCACTTCTGGGCGCTTCCGCAGTTTTAGCCGACGATCATCCAACTTTTTACGTCGATGAAGGTGCGTGCCCTTTTGAATGTTGCCAGTATGGTGATTGGGGCGTGGAACAAGAAACAAAACTCTACGCCGAGCCGAAATCAGGTAGCTCAGTTGTAGGAATCGCGAAAAAAGGCACTCGCGTAATTGCCCAGACAGGCGAAGTACACACAAAACCCGGCAAGATCATCGTCAAAAAAGACTATGAAAACTATCGAGAAGGGGATGTCCTGTGGGTTTATACTTATCTGGGAGAAGGGTATTTCAAGATTTGGTATAAAGGGGAATTCATTGATGAT
This genomic interval from bacterium contains the following:
- the tkt gene encoding transketolase → MERTTEQLAVDTIKILACEAVEKAQSGHPGMPMGMADVAVTLWTRFLRHDPADPGWPDRDRFILSAGHGSMLIYSLLHLAGYSLTIEDLKNFRQLGSRTPGHPEYRHPLGVETTTGPLGQGFTNGIGMAVARRHLAARFNAEGFPVYSNTIYAIVSDGDLMEGQTAEAASLAGHLGLGEIVYLYDSNHISIEGDTALAFDTENVLGRFAAYGWHTQEVKGDDREAVAAAIEKARAVTDKPSIIQCNTKIGAGLPTREGDSEIHGAPIGAEELAALKKKLGWDDKPDFFVPPAVYELFAAQAARGKAERAAWLKMMEKYRAAQPEKAALLEKFLKPAPPADLTAQLLASVASDKPAATRASAGKAEQVIARAYPNLIGGSADLAPSTRTLISGGGDFSRACPEGRNMHFGVREHAMGGIMNGMAAYGGLKPFGSTFFVFSDFMRPAIRLAAVSGFPVIYVFTHDSIFVGEDGPTHQPVEQTMALRLIPGLTVLRPADPTESAVAWEVAAASTDRPTAMLLSRHNLAPIDRTKYAPAEGLKKGGYVLSEAAGGAPELIIIATGSEVQLALDAQAALAAEGRRVRVVSLPSWELFEAQSAEYREKVLPAAVTRRLVVEAGIGLGWERYAGPQGVIIAMQGFGESGPWKELAKKYGFTAANVTEKARQLLAK